CCCAGCAGGGTGCCGTCGTCACCATCATCGTCGGCGGGGTGGTCACCGCCCTGCTCTCGGCGAAAGGGGACCTCCACCGGCTCGCGGACCGCATGGACGACGCCGAGCAGCGCGCCATCGTGAAGTTCGTCCTCGTCGTGTTCGTCGTCCTGCCGGTCCTCCCGAATCGGGAACTGGACGCGCTGTTCGGCCTCAACCCCCGGTTCGTCTGGCTGATGGTCGTGTTCGTCACCGGCCTCAGTTTCGTCGCGTACGTCCTGAGTCGCGTCGTCGGGACCGAACGGGGCATCGCCCTCACCGGCATCCTCGGCGGGTTCGTCTCCTCGACGGCGACGACGGTCTCGATGGCCGAACAGACCCGGCAGTCGCCCGACCTGTACCAGCTGTGTGCCTTCTCGACGGTCGTCGCCGCCGTCGTGATGTTCCCGCGGGCGCTCGTCGAGGTCGCGGTCGTCAACCCCGCGCTCCTGCCGTCCGTGGCCGTCCCGCTGGGCGCGATGACGGCCGTCGGCGCGGTCGTCGCCGCCGTCGTCTACTGGCGGTCGGCCGTCGAGACGACCGTCGACGCTGACATCGAGAACCCGTTCCAGTTGCGGACGGCACTCTTCTTCGGGGCCCTGTTCGGTGCCGTCCTCTTGCTCTCGGACTACGCGAACGCCTGGCTGGGGGCCTCGGGGATCTACGCGGCGGCGTTCGTCTCCGGGCTCGCCGACGTGGACGCGATGACGATCACGCTGAGCAAACTCGCCGCCGAGGGCGCGGTCGAACCCGGGGTCGCCACCACTGGCATCGTCATCGCCGCCACAGCCAACACGCTCGTCAAAGCCGGCCTGGCGTGGGTCATCGGGACGCGACAGCTCGGTGAACTCGTCACCGCCGTCCTCGGCGTCGTCGCCGCTGTCGGCCTCGGCATCGCGCTGCTCCTCTGAACCTGCTCGAAAAATCCGCGTTCGTCGCGGGACGAGACGGCGAAACCGCCTCGGACGACGGTCTGCGCTACCCTCAGTCGCCCTTCTCGATGGGCGCACCGACCAGGTTGCCCCACTCGGTCCAGGACCCGTCGTAGTTGATGGTGTCCTCGTACCCGAGCAGTTCGTGGAGCGCGAACCACGCCACGGAGGAGCGCTCGCCGATGCGGCAGTAGGCGACCGTGGTGCCCCCGCCGTCGATGTCCTCGTCGGCGTAGAGCTCGCGGATCTCGTCGGCGGACTTGAAGGTGCCGTCGTCGTTCGTGACGGCGGCCCACGAGATGTTCTTCGCGCCGGGGATGTGGCCGCCGCGCTGGGCGGTCTCCTGGAGGCCCGGGGGCGCGAGGATCTCGCCGGAGAACTCCTCGGGCGAGCGGACGTCCACGAGCGGCAGGCCGCGCTCGATGGCGTTCTCGACGTCCTCGCGGTAGGCGCGGATGGACTCGCGCGGGCCGGCGGCCTCGTAGTCCTGCGCGGAGAAGTCGGCGGGCTCGTCGGAGAGCGGGTAGTCGTTCTCGACCCAGTAGTCGCGGCCGCCGTCCATCAGGCGCACGTCGTCGTGGCCGTAGTACTTGAACTGCCAGTAGGTGTAGGCCGCAAACCAGTTGGAGTTGTCGCCGTAGAGGACGACCGTCGAGTCCTCGGTGATGCCGGCCTCGCCCATCGTCTGCTCGAAGTCCTCCTTCGAGAGGATGTCGCGGGTCGTCTGGTCCTGGAGGTCCGTCTCCCAGTTGAAGCCGATCGCGCCGGGCGCGTGGCCCTCCTCGTCGTAGAGCTCCGTGTCCACGTCCACTTCGGCCAGCCGATACTCCGGATCGTCGCTCTGGAAGTCGTCCAGATGGTCCTCGACCCAGTCCGCAGAGACGAGAACGTCTTTGGCGTAGTCGCTCATATGCGTCCATCCATACGTCCACGACTCATATAGTCCTGCACGTCACGGCACGTTCCGCCACTCCTCCCCCCTGGCGGCAGTATTTACCCCTTTGGCGGCCACGGACGGTGCGGCCGGATCACACGTCGCGGGACGCGCAGCGCGGCCGACAGCCCACCGCCCGCATCGGCGACCGACCGACCCGTGAGAGTGTCGGTCAGTGTTGCCTCTATCTGAGAGAGAGCGAGAGAGAAGGCTTGAAACGGCCGCTCGCGTATCTGGGAGTATGCACGAGGTAGTGGTTCCGGCGGCGTGGGTGGCCGACCGACGCGACGAGATCGTCCTCGTCGACGTCCGCGACGCCTGGGAGTTCGACGGCATCGGCCACGTCCCCGGCGCAGTGAACGTCCCGTTCGACTCCTTCCGGGCCGGCGACGACGCGGCCGGAAGCGCGGACGCCGACGACGCCGGGAACGGAGCGAGCGGCGAGACCGGGATGCTCCCCGGCGGCGACGTCTTCGCCGCCCTCATGGGCGAGGCGGGCATCTCCCGCGAGGACCGCGTCGTCGCCTACGACGACCACCACGGCGTCTTCGCCGCGCGGTTGCTCCTGACCGCCGAACTGTACGGGCACGACCCCGACAGACTCCACCTGCTGGACGGGGACTTCTCGTCCTGGCAACGCGAACGCGAGACCACGAGCGACGCCACGGCCGTCGAGCCGGCGACCTACGAGACGGAGAGTCCTGGTGAGATCGAGACGCCGCTTGTCGGCGCCGACGCGGTGGCGGCCGCCGCCGACGACCCAGAAGCCGTCGTCGTCGACACCCGCGAGGACTGGGAGTTCGAGGAGGGCCACGTCCCCGGCGCCATCCGGCTGGACTGGCGCGAACTCGTCGACGACGAGAGCCGCGGGCTGAAGCCCCGCGAGGAGATGGAGGTGATCCTCGACGACCGCGGCGTCGTCCCCGAGAAGCGGATCGTCCTCTACTGCAACACGGCCCGGCGGATCAGCCACACCTACACCGTGCTGCGTCACCTGGGCTACCCCAACCTGGCGTTCTACGAGGGGAGTCTCACCGAGTGGGAGGCGGAAGGGCGGCCGCTGGAGACGGGCGAAGCCGACTAAGCGTCGCGGACGCCCGAAGGCTCACTCAGGCTCCGCGGGTTCGACGCCCATCTCCGTCGAGAGGAGCGTGCCGGCCTCGAGCACCAGCGCGATGGCCAGCGGGCCGGCGATGAACCCGATCACACCGACGGTGAGGATGCCGCCGGTGAACCCGACGAAGTAGAGGCTGCCGGGCATCCCTGCGGTGAAGGAGGCCAGCCGCGGGCGGATCAGCGCGTCGGGGAGGAAGGCGACCAGTACCAGGCCAAAGGAGACGACGAGGATGGCGTCGCCGGGATTGCCCAGGGTGAGGTCGTAGGCCCCGAGCGCGACCACGAGGACGCTCGGGCCGATGATCGGAATGAACTGGAGGAGGCCGGCCAGGACGGCGAGCACGAGCGAGGACTGGTAGCCAAGCACCGCGAAGACGGCGTAGGCGATGAGGAAGGTTCCGAAGGCCGTCGCCGCCTGCAGGACGTAGATCGCGTAGAGCGTGTCGCGCACCCGGCGGTGGAAGGCCTCGAGGAAGTCGTGGTAGACCGACGGCACGAGTTCGAAGGTCGTCGCCCTG
Above is a genomic segment from Halorientalis sp. LT38 containing:
- a CDS encoding AI-2E family transporter codes for the protein MAVDRRRRRVLLGAFVVAAALTTFVLAEVLATVFFAVTVAYVLYPVRQQVRKRGRGRRVSAGAATLVGFLAVVVAAVPLVGALYARREAFVDFVRELPPEIPVSVGGFDMVVDVSVVRTEALAVLGDVAVDIASIAPVLALKATLFALLVYALLWRPHEIRATTFELVPSVYHDFLEAFHRRVRDTLYAIYVLQAATAFGTFLIAYAVFAVLGYQSSLVLAVLAGLLQFIPIIGPSVLVVALGAYDLTLGNPGDAILVVSFGLVLVAFLPDALIRPRLASFTAGMPGSLYFVGFTGGILTVGVIGFIAGPLAIALVLEAGTLLSTEMGVEPAEPE
- a CDS encoding sulfurtransferase; this encodes MSDYAKDVLVSADWVEDHLDDFQSDDPEYRLAEVDVDTELYDEEGHAPGAIGFNWETDLQDQTTRDILSKEDFEQTMGEAGITEDSTVVLYGDNSNWFAAYTYWQFKYYGHDDVRLMDGGRDYWVENDYPLSDEPADFSAQDYEAAGPRESIRAYREDVENAIERGLPLVDVRSPEEFSGEILAPPGLQETAQRGGHIPGAKNISWAAVTNDDGTFKSADEIRELYADEDIDGGGTTVAYCRIGERSSVAWFALHELLGYEDTINYDGSWTEWGNLVGAPIEKGD
- a CDS encoding sulfurtransferase: MHEVVVPAAWVADRRDEIVLVDVRDAWEFDGIGHVPGAVNVPFDSFRAGDDAAGSADADDAGNGASGETGMLPGGDVFAALMGEAGISREDRVVAYDDHHGVFAARLLLTAELYGHDPDRLHLLDGDFSSWQRERETTSDATAVEPATYETESPGEIETPLVGADAVAAAADDPEAVVVDTREDWEFEEGHVPGAIRLDWRELVDDESRGLKPREEMEVILDDRGVVPEKRIVLYCNTARRISHTYTVLRHLGYPNLAFYEGSLTEWEAEGRPLETGEAD
- a CDS encoding MgtC/SapB family protein, with the translated sequence MAVPPVESLPTLVLRLGIAFGVGALIGLEREHSESGGTFAGSRTFPLFALYGALVGAFYPDALPVAVAAIALPLTVAYGARVWIERDIGLTTLTAALLTVLLGALATHSQQGAVVTIIVGGVVTALLSAKGDLHRLADRMDDAEQRAIVKFVLVVFVVLPVLPNRELDALFGLNPRFVWLMVVFVTGLSFVAYVLSRVVGTERGIALTGILGGFVSSTATTVSMAEQTRQSPDLYQLCAFSTVVAAVVMFPRALVEVAVVNPALLPSVAVPLGAMTAVGAVVAAVVYWRSAVETTVDADIENPFQLRTALFFGALFGAVLLLSDYANAWLGASGIYAAAFVSGLADVDAMTITLSKLAAEGAVEPGVATTGIVIAATANTLVKAGLAWVIGTRQLGELVTAVLGVVAAVGLGIALLL